A single region of the Chlamydiales bacterium genome encodes:
- a CDS encoding SpoIID/LytB domain-containing protein: protein MFKKTLMLLCVTTLTTFSLFAGKVPAPGPNDTLPANYKLYPSYPTVKVLIAKDLNCTTIEVDGAYRVFNPEDCTVSGYGLFGKKYPVHPTTNGLKWGEEFPGVYQFAIVPASAKTRIMVDGTAYPGSIFVFQVGNTINIVNQVKIEDYLATVLPSSVSENLNEEAMAALVIAARTDIYYQSVRFDKAFWQIDAHQACYRGYDGKRNKEVDHAINATRYLVMRMKDSPAYLGLFPATWSAHCAGKTASGSIVFRKPISGPKESVVSSVAESDREGSSWSYLVKKEDMAKVVGFKTLSKVSLYKDNVSGKVYAVRFQNGADSKEMDFVALQKLVGEDKIKSNDFAVDIQGNIVTFTGFGKGHGVGLCLYSANRLSEHGQDAITVLEKFFPGTEVVMMPTVQPAGKSTSFASAH, encoded by the coding sequence ATGTTTAAAAAAACCCTCATGTTACTTTGTGTTACGACACTTACTACATTTTCACTATTTGCTGGAAAAGTACCAGCTCCAGGGCCAAATGATACGTTGCCTGCCAATTATAAACTTTATCCCTCTTATCCGACTGTAAAAGTACTTATAGCAAAAGATCTAAATTGTACTACCATAGAAGTTGATGGAGCTTATCGTGTTTTTAACCCAGAAGATTGTACTGTTTCTGGTTATGGGCTTTTTGGGAAAAAATATCCTGTCCACCCAACAACTAACGGCTTAAAGTGGGGAGAAGAGTTTCCTGGTGTCTATCAGTTTGCAATTGTTCCAGCAAGTGCTAAAACTCGTATCATGGTAGATGGGACAGCATATCCTGGTTCTATTTTTGTATTTCAAGTCGGTAATACGATCAACATTGTAAACCAAGTTAAAATTGAAGATTATTTAGCGACAGTATTGCCTTCAAGCGTGAGTGAAAACTTAAATGAAGAGGCAATGGCAGCCCTCGTTATTGCAGCCAGAACGGATATCTATTACCAATCTGTACGCTTTGATAAAGCATTTTGGCAAATTGATGCTCACCAAGCATGTTATCGTGGATACGATGGAAAAAGAAATAAAGAGGTTGATCATGCAATTAATGCCACTAGATATCTTGTAATGCGCATGAAGGATAGCCCTGCATATCTTGGATTATTTCCTGCGACATGGTCTGCACATTGCGCTGGAAAGACAGCTTCAGGAAGTATAGTATTTAGAAAACCTATTTCTGGTCCTAAAGAAAGTGTGGTCTCTTCTGTTGCTGAAAGTGATAGAGAAGGATCTTCTTGGTCTTATCTTGTTAAAAAAGAAGATATGGCAAAAGTAGTTGGATTTAAGACACTTTCTAAAGTTTCTCTTTATAAAGACAATGTTTCTGGTAAGGTATATGCAGTGCGTTTTCAAAATGGAGCTGATAGTAAGGAAATGGACTTTGTTGCTCTGCAAAAGCTTGTCGGAGAAGATAAAATAAAGAGCAATGACTTTGCTGTGGATATCCAAGGAAATATTGTGACATTTACAGGTTTTGGAAAAGGTCATGGTGTTGGGCTTTGTTTGTATAGTGCAAATCGTTTGTCTGAACATGGCCAAGATGCAATTACTGTTTTAGAGAAATTTTTCCCTGGAACTGAAGTTGTTATGATGCCAACTGTGCAGCCAGCTGGAAAATCAACAAGCTTTGCAAGTGCACATTAA
- a CDS encoding cysteine desulfurase family protein, translating to MPPIYLDNNATTSLDKEVLHAMLEDLENIPLNPSSTHFFGREAKAKLAFARESVAHFFNVSPSEVIFTSGGTEALNQIIRGIDLKGGHVITSNAEHSAVNKTLQSIKDIEVTQLPVGSWGAVLPEDVQHALQPNTKLIALIGANNETGVKTDIEAIGMIASARNIPFIVDAVSWIGKEPFIMHKGILAIAASGHKFHGPKGSGFLILRKNLKCSPLITGGSQEYGKRGGTENLAGILGIAKALTLLQNQDNITNYTKALRDHLEKGLLNIEGVSINGEGPRISNTTNLAFHGIDAEALLIHLDLSQIAASHGSACNAGALEPSRVLLNMGLSRKVVKSSIRFSLSRNNTKEEIDTAIEIIKNLVSKLRCLS from the coding sequence ATGCCACCTATTTACCTAGATAACAACGCAACAACATCGCTTGACAAAGAAGTTTTACATGCGATGCTTGAAGACCTAGAAAATATACCTTTAAACCCCTCTAGCACGCATTTTTTCGGAAGAGAAGCAAAAGCAAAGCTTGCATTTGCAAGAGAGTCTGTAGCTCATTTTTTCAACGTATCACCATCTGAAGTCATTTTTACATCAGGTGGCACAGAAGCACTTAACCAAATCATTCGCGGTATCGACCTCAAAGGTGGTCATGTAATCACATCTAATGCGGAACATTCCGCCGTAAACAAAACCCTACAGAGCATCAAAGATATTGAAGTCACCCAATTACCAGTAGGTTCTTGGGGTGCTGTCCTTCCAGAAGATGTTCAACATGCTCTTCAACCCAATACAAAACTGATTGCACTAATTGGTGCAAATAACGAAACGGGTGTAAAAACAGATATCGAAGCAATTGGAATGATTGCTTCTGCCCGCAATATTCCTTTCATCGTAGATGCTGTCTCATGGATTGGCAAAGAGCCTTTTATAATGCATAAAGGAATTTTGGCTATTGCAGCAAGTGGGCATAAGTTTCATGGACCAAAGGGAAGTGGTTTTTTAATTCTACGAAAAAATCTAAAGTGCTCTCCTCTCATTACAGGAGGTTCTCAAGAATATGGAAAAAGAGGTGGAACGGAAAATCTTGCAGGGATACTTGGCATTGCAAAAGCACTTACATTACTACAAAACCAAGATAATATAACCAATTACACAAAAGCACTGAGAGATCATCTAGAAAAAGGTCTTCTTAATATAGAAGGCGTTAGCATTAATGGAGAGGGCCCTCGCATTTCAAACACAACTAATTTAGCTTTTCATGGTATTGATGCAGAAGCGCTACTTATCCACTTAGATTTATCTCAAATTGCAGCTAGCCATGGCTCTGCTTGCAATGCAGGAGCACTTGAACCCTCCAGGGTCCTTCTCAATATGGGACTTTCAAGAAAAGTTGTAAAAAGTTCCATTCGCTTCTCTCTTAGCAGAAACAACACAAAAGAGGAAATTGACACTGCTATTGAAATTATAAAAAACCTTGTATCTAAGTTAAGGTGTCTATCTTAA
- a CDS encoding AAA family ATPase, with protein MLHSFVGRKKELQMLNELFKKKSASLVVIRGRRRIGKSRLAQEFAKKTLHYVFSGLPPTSGITSADQKEEYLLI; from the coding sequence ATGCTTCACTCATTTGTTGGTCGTAAAAAAGAGCTCCAAATGCTCAATGAGCTGTTTAAAAAGAAATCAGCAAGTCTTGTAGTGATACGTGGAAGACGTCGAATTGGAAAAAGTCGTTTAGCACAAGAATTTGCTAAAAAAACACTCCATTATGTTTTCTCTGGTCTACCACCAACTAGTGGCATAACATCCGCAGACCAAAAGGAAGAATATCTCTTGATATGA
- a CDS encoding hemolysin family protein has product MTVLIVVIILVLCLLSGFFSASQTALLSLSSMQVKLFGQSKDERKLLIARLVSRPRNLLVTLFMLDTLVNLLVQNFASSLFGMYSTWALRVGVPLLLTLIIGEIIPKSLAFAHKSKVAFLVAPTIFRIEKIVEPIRDFLTVITTYVSAALFFFLKKEKEISEEELHHVLKTSQIHGILSKEEAHLIDGYLILQEATVKELMRPRDEVLIYHLDEQISRLTHLFVEEACSRIPVCLTNVDDIKGVISARDFFLNRDKIHTSSDLVSFLKQPFFVPEMTKARFLLKQFSQRRESLAIVVNEYGLFSGLITHEDLVETVVGDIADRRDEKRLYTRSGENVVIASGKLELMEFEEIFNVKLESPVNQVTIGGWLTEQLGDIPKAGTQYESSGFLFKVLAADPTRVRRVYIRKLHAHKLAKSGAYHGA; this is encoded by the coding sequence ATGACGGTCCTTATTGTTGTTATTATATTAGTTTTGTGTCTTCTTTCTGGCTTTTTTTCAGCATCTCAGACAGCTTTGCTCTCCCTTTCCTCGATGCAGGTTAAATTGTTTGGACAGAGTAAAGATGAAAGAAAGCTTCTTATTGCACGCCTAGTTTCAAGGCCAAGAAACCTTCTTGTCACTCTTTTTATGCTGGATACTTTAGTTAATCTTCTTGTGCAGAATTTTGCATCCAGTCTTTTTGGAATGTACTCTACATGGGCTTTAAGAGTAGGTGTGCCCTTGCTTTTAACGCTTATTATTGGAGAAATTATTCCTAAATCATTGGCTTTTGCACATAAGTCAAAAGTTGCTTTCCTTGTAGCTCCAACTATTTTTCGAATTGAAAAAATTGTAGAGCCAATTAGAGATTTTCTTACTGTCATAACAACATATGTGTCTGCAGCACTTTTTTTCTTTTTGAAAAAAGAGAAAGAGATTTCGGAAGAGGAACTACACCATGTGCTGAAGACATCACAAATTCATGGGATTTTATCGAAAGAAGAGGCTCATTTAATTGATGGGTATTTAATACTACAAGAAGCTACAGTTAAAGAACTTATGCGTCCAAGAGACGAAGTGTTGATCTACCATTTGGATGAGCAGATTTCAAGGCTTACGCACCTTTTTGTTGAAGAGGCTTGTTCTCGTATTCCGGTTTGCTTAACAAATGTTGATGATATTAAAGGCGTTATTTCTGCAAGGGACTTTTTTCTTAATAGAGATAAGATACACACTTCTTCAGATCTTGTATCCTTTTTAAAACAGCCTTTTTTTGTGCCAGAAATGACAAAAGCACGCTTTTTACTTAAACAGTTTTCTCAAAGAAGGGAGTCTCTTGCAATTGTTGTAAATGAATATGGCCTATTTAGTGGCTTAATTACTCATGAGGATTTAGTTGAGACAGTTGTAGGGGATATTGCAGATAGAAGGGATGAAAAAAGGCTTTATACACGCTCTGGAGAGAATGTTGTTATTGCTAGCGGTAAATTGGAACTTATGGAGTTTGAAGAAATATTCAATGTGAAGCTAGAAAGCCCTGTGAACCAGGTAACGATAGGAGGATGGCTTACAGAGCAGCTAGGAGATATCCCAAAAGCTGGAACGCAATATGAGTCTTCAGGCTTTTTATTTAAAGTTTTGGCGGCAGATCCAACCAGGGTAAGACGTGTTTATATTCGAAAATTGCATGCTCATAAGCTGGCAAAGAGTGGGGCTTATCATGGAGCGTAG
- a CDS encoding DMT family transporter produces the protein MFIKSIIYSVLACLIWGLIFLIPYLLEGINTFDIVLGRYFCYGTLSLALLLYSVVVSRQRQVFKYWKQAFLCALVMNFLYFISLVMGMRLSSPSVIALLVGISPLVIVAISGRKQQSMMRYFVPALVIVLGLNLVNIQTFLLESEALTFWEYVQGIAFGLVALVAWAWYVIFNSNFLAKNREVNPWQWTTLIGVATLCLTIVGMAVRVFTMDPDYMEELLFTSDMGIKFLVGSIILGVLCSWIAYALWNSASAKLSAALSGQIAILETVFGILFVYGFEQVFPTYLEIIGIICILLGVWRGLYISQSKAYTS, from the coding sequence ATGTTTATTAAATCTATTATCTATTCCGTACTGGCTTGCCTAATTTGGGGTCTAATTTTTTTAATCCCTTATCTTTTAGAGGGCATTAATACCTTTGATATTGTTCTTGGACGCTACTTTTGCTATGGAACTTTATCGCTTGCTCTTCTTCTCTATAGTGTTGTTGTAAGCCGACAAAGGCAAGTGTTTAAGTACTGGAAACAAGCTTTTCTCTGTGCTTTAGTCATGAACTTTCTCTATTTCATAAGCCTTGTTATGGGTATGCGCTTATCAAGTCCTTCTGTAATTGCTTTGTTAGTTGGAATTTCTCCTTTAGTGATTGTAGCTATTAGTGGTAGGAAACAGCAATCGATGATGCGTTATTTTGTGCCTGCTTTAGTGATTGTCTTAGGTCTGAATTTGGTAAATATTCAGACATTTTTATTAGAAAGCGAAGCGCTTACATTTTGGGAGTACGTACAGGGTATAGCATTTGGATTGGTTGCTCTGGTGGCATGGGCTTGGTACGTTATTTTTAACTCTAATTTTTTAGCAAAGAATAGAGAAGTAAATCCGTGGCAATGGACAACGCTCATTGGCGTTGCAACTCTTTGTCTTACTATTGTCGGTATGGCTGTACGTGTTTTTACAATGGACCCTGACTATATGGAAGAGCTTTTGTTTACGAGTGATATGGGAATTAAGTTTCTTGTAGGCTCTATTATTCTTGGTGTTTTATGTTCTTGGATAGCCTATGCGCTTTGGAATTCTGCTAGTGCAAAACTTTCGGCAGCCCTCTCTGGCCAAATTGCTATCTTAGAGACAGTTTTTGGTATCTTGTTTGTTTATGGCTTCGAACAGGTATTTCCAACCTATTTGGAAATAATAGGTATCATTTGTATCCTTTTGGGTGTATGGAGAGGGCTTTATATCTCTCAGTCTAAAGCATATACGTCGTAA
- a CDS encoding glucose 1-dehydrogenase, producing the protein MKAIALLPGTKDLSIVDVPEPMIQKPDELKVKILKVGICGTDREEASGGRADAPPGEKKLIIGHEMFGKVVEIGAQVKNFKVDDFVIITVRRGCDQCPACLSFRSDMCTTGNYTERGIKGRHGFQSEFVVDQEMYAIKASPQIQNIGVLAEPMSVVQKAIEEACIIQAARLPYIKDKTKWLNGKKVLVAGLGPIGLLAAITLALRGATVLGLDVVDTNSPRVKILQAIGGTYYNDKQVDPIAFQKDHHHIDLILDGAGIAKLDFDLLEMLGINGVFVLTGVPGDQRLINVDGADLMRKLVLKNQVMVGSVNESIHHFQKGIEDLETASKKWPGVVDKLITQKYPYQQFANALSHHSADEIKVVIEW; encoded by the coding sequence ATGAAAGCAATAGCCTTACTTCCAGGAACAAAAGACCTTTCAATTGTTGATGTTCCAGAGCCTATGATTCAAAAACCAGATGAGCTCAAAGTCAAAATATTAAAAGTAGGGATCTGTGGAACAGATAGAGAGGAAGCTTCTGGTGGTAGAGCGGATGCACCTCCTGGAGAGAAAAAATTAATTATCGGCCATGAGATGTTTGGCAAGGTTGTCGAAATTGGCGCCCAAGTAAAAAACTTTAAGGTAGATGATTTTGTTATCATCACCGTTCGAAGAGGATGCGATCAATGCCCTGCTTGTTTAAGTTTTAGATCAGATATGTGTACAACAGGTAATTACACGGAAAGGGGGATTAAAGGAAGACATGGATTTCAATCTGAATTTGTTGTTGACCAAGAGATGTATGCAATCAAAGCATCTCCTCAAATTCAAAATATCGGCGTTCTTGCAGAGCCTATGTCCGTTGTGCAAAAAGCTATTGAAGAGGCATGTATCATTCAGGCTGCTCGTCTTCCTTATATTAAAGACAAAACAAAGTGGCTTAATGGTAAAAAAGTGCTTGTCGCAGGACTTGGGCCCATTGGCTTACTTGCAGCTATTACTCTTGCCCTAAGAGGAGCTACAGTTCTTGGTCTCGACGTCGTTGACACAAATAGCCCAAGAGTGAAAATCTTACAAGCAATTGGTGGCACATATTATAATGACAAGCAAGTAGACCCCATTGCCTTTCAAAAGGATCATCATCATATCGATTTAATCTTAGATGGTGCTGGCATTGCAAAATTAGACTTTGATCTCTTGGAGATGCTGGGTATCAACGGTGTTTTTGTACTTACAGGGGTTCCTGGAGATCAACGTTTAATTAATGTAGACGGTGCAGATCTTATGCGCAAGCTTGTATTAAAAAATCAAGTGATGGTAGGAAGTGTCAACGAAAGCATTCATCATTTTCAAAAAGGAATAGAGGATTTAGAGACGGCATCAAAAAAATGGCCAGGTGTGGTTGATAAGCTCATCACACAAAAATATCCTTATCAGCAATTTGCAAATGCGCTCTCGCACCACTCTGCAGATGAAATTAAAGTTGTAATCGAATGGTAG
- a CDS encoding DUF3096 domain-containing protein: MNHPAIIPIVSLIAGIIILIFPTILNYIVALYLIVVGLLGLIAMR; the protein is encoded by the coding sequence ATGAACCATCCAGCTATAATCCCTATAGTTTCTTTAATTGCCGGTATTATTATTTTAATTTTTCCAACAATTTTAAATTATATTGTTGCGTTATATTTAATTGTTGTAGGTTTACTCGGCCTAATCGCGATGCGTTAG
- a CDS encoding hemolysin family protein, translating into MERSALFWFILTMLCILAEGFFAMGEIAIISFNKVRLHYYVNKKIKRAEWINELLQNPSRLFGTVLLGVNIALQVGSECSRQFYVAAGLNPDFAFVSQFVLVVVIAELAPLFAGRRYAEHASMLQVPVIYGASKVMAPVIWLFSLSVKAMNKLFHSHQEELGSILSREELQKIVEEQDDTTSITAEKEEFNVIVGNIFHLRTKIAKQVMVPLVELKMVPNTCSVGDLRLILKETPHSNIPIYHRNPANVVAITSPRDLVRIPDNKNVREFARPPWFITEETTVTEILNQFRRNGQNAAIVLDEKGKAQGLITLDDILDEIFHEEKESELLFAIVDKTFPGQMSIAEFNKEFKAHLEGREATTLEELISRHLEHHPVEGDKVRIENFELTVEESSLLGIKSVSVRTLR; encoded by the coding sequence ATGGAGCGTAGCGCACTATTTTGGTTTATTTTGACAATGCTTTGTATTCTAGCTGAAGGCTTTTTTGCTATGGGAGAGATTGCTATTATCTCTTTTAATAAGGTACGCTTACATTACTATGTAAATAAAAAAATAAAGAGAGCTGAGTGGATTAATGAATTGCTACAAAATCCCTCTCGTTTATTTGGAACTGTTTTGCTGGGTGTAAATATTGCTCTCCAGGTAGGCTCAGAGTGTTCAAGACAGTTTTACGTTGCTGCTGGACTAAATCCTGATTTTGCTTTTGTTTCACAGTTTGTATTAGTTGTTGTGATTGCAGAGCTTGCCCCCCTTTTTGCTGGAAGGCGCTATGCAGAACATGCTTCTATGTTACAAGTTCCTGTCATTTATGGAGCATCTAAAGTAATGGCTCCAGTAATTTGGCTTTTTAGCTTGTCAGTAAAGGCAATGAATAAGTTGTTTCATAGCCACCAAGAGGAGCTTGGGAGTATTTTAAGCCGCGAAGAGCTCCAAAAAATCGTTGAAGAACAAGATGATACAACATCTATCACTGCTGAAAAAGAGGAGTTTAATGTCATTGTTGGAAATATTTTTCATCTTAGAACAAAGATAGCAAAACAGGTGATGGTACCGCTTGTTGAATTAAAAATGGTGCCAAATACTTGTAGTGTAGGAGATCTTCGTTTGATTTTAAAAGAGACGCCTCATTCGAATATTCCGATTTATCACAGAAATCCTGCTAATGTAGTTGCGATTACTTCTCCTAGGGACCTAGTTCGTATCCCTGATAATAAAAATGTAAGAGAGTTTGCAAGGCCTCCGTGGTTTATTACAGAGGAGACAACTGTAACAGAAATTCTCAATCAGTTTCGTCGCAACGGGCAAAATGCTGCAATCGTGTTAGATGAAAAAGGAAAAGCACAAGGACTAATTACTTTAGATGATATTTTGGACGAAATTTTTCATGAAGAAAAAGAAAGTGAGCTCTTGTTTGCAATAGTTGATAAGACGTTTCCTGGGCAAATGTCGATAGCTGAATTTAATAAAGAGTTTAAGGCTCACCTGGAGGGTAGAGAAGCTACAACTCTTGAAGAGCTAATAAGCAGGCACCTGGAGCACCATCCAGTAGAAGGTGACAAGGTACGCATAGAGAATTTTGAGCTTACTGTAGAGGAGAGTTCTCTTCTTGGTATTAAATCCGTTTCAGTGCGTACCTTAAGATAG